A window of the Elusimicrobiota bacterium genome harbors these coding sequences:
- a CDS encoding type IV pilus twitching motility protein PilT: MVTMSELFIMMHEKNASDIHLTAGAPPMMRIDGELLPSPFEKLTPDLAQTLVFSLMTDAQRQRFEATNELDFAFGIKGMGRLRMNAYRQRGVIGAAIRSIPSKFKTFDELNLPPVIYEIMKLTKGLLLVTGPTGSGKSTTLASMIDYLNEHRNYHIITVEDPIEYVHTHKKSIVNQREVGSDTETFGSALRHVLRQDPNVILIGEMRDLETIGAALNIAETGHLVFATLHTSDAAQTINRIIDVFPPHQQEQIRVQLSFVLQGVFAQQLLASSSGTGRVLACEVLMANSAVRNLIREQKIEQINTIIQTGGKYGMVTMNQALVDLYKKQKITYQEAVTRSSDPEDLKKLLQKTLSV; this comes from the coding sequence ATGGTTACAATGAGCGAACTGTTCATAATGATGCACGAAAAAAACGCCTCCGATATTCATCTTACCGCCGGAGCGCCGCCCATGATGAGAATTGACGGCGAACTGCTTCCCAGTCCCTTCGAAAAACTTACCCCCGACCTGGCCCAGACTCTGGTCTTTTCGCTCATGACCGACGCCCAGCGTCAGCGTTTTGAAGCCACCAATGAGCTGGATTTCGCTTTCGGCATAAAAGGCATGGGCCGCCTGAGGATGAACGCATACCGCCAGCGCGGCGTGATAGGCGCGGCTATCCGCTCCATTCCGAGCAAATTCAAAACTTTTGACGAGCTGAACCTGCCGCCGGTAATTTACGAAATAATGAAGCTTACCAAGGGGCTGCTGCTTGTCACGGGTCCGACCGGCTCGGGCAAATCCACCACGCTCGCCTCGATGATAGACTATTTGAACGAGCACCGCAATTACCACATAATCACCGTGGAAGACCCCATTGAATATGTGCATACCCACAAAAAGAGCATTGTAAACCAGCGCGAGGTCGGTTCCGACACCGAGACTTTCGGCTCGGCCCTTCGCCATGTGCTCAGGCAGGACCCTAATGTGATACTGATAGGCGAAATGCGGGACCTTGAAACCATAGGAGCGGCTTTGAATATCGCGGAAACCGGACATCTGGTGTTCGCCACGCTTCATACGTCTGACGCCGCCCAGACCATAAACCGCATTATAGACGTGTTCCCTCCGCATCAGCAGGAGCAGATACGCGTTCAGCTTTCCTTCGTCCTGCAGGGTGTTTTTGCCCAGCAGCTTCTGGCTTCCTCTTCCGGCACGGGCCGCGTGCTTGCCTGCGAGGTGCTGATGGCCAACTCCGCGGTAAGAAACCTTATCCGCGAGCAGAAGATAGAGCAGATAAACACCATCATACAGACCGGCGGAAAGTACGGGATGGTCACCATGAACCAGGCCCTGGTGGATCTCTATAAGAAACAGAAAATTACCTATCAGGAAGCCGTCACCCGTTCTTCCGACCCGGAGGACTTAAAGAAGCTGCTGCAAAAAACACTATCTGTGTAA